The following are encoded in a window of Planctomycetaceae bacterium genomic DNA:
- a CDS encoding AAA family ATPase: protein MWLRYLHLPDYGVLKDVKVAFHQEGILERKGSLQFVVGLNGTGKSSLLRAVYETFRCLDRGEVPPFPVALAYETTRDKERKLVFFRHLEDSKSEAVFVVAPFESHLAEVVSGLGGETTWDDVMPLIKQGRAPSGEVDAMWIHGDAFQGNQLLAEHLPDPLVAYTSGDLAVWLRAAEKQLPGDALAEIIIEGGQDDDRPRGWDINRELGAVDVEMTAQQRNELRAQIEPHDSDADASCLLLTPPDLKLAAVAVGLVAASEELRQHPAEDVMQAWRSKLLERMRQQQHGKRPAEKDARTLLNEVDWWWPTHLSITYRPHTGRMNPEWHAQWLALCALADEVIRLPLGRMQMVIDLGFGERRITPMLEGVLGTRFEVRGEETVDRWPPTIGDVANQVDGAQSGACAVARILSTVRQEQGGTATPLWQVFRTLQGWRAARLIEDATVTVKRVSPMTDHAGYADDVVLTWDDFSDGEQMLLGRMALLLLLRGRDGSMLLLDEPETHFNDSWKREIIDIVDDNVLKTTVAQVLVATHTSIALTDAFASEIIRLVREDGQARVKPVSFPTFGAEPGRVMLHVFETAECIGSRADEVLRQKLAEDWTADTRDALERLVAKIGGGWPRARLQKLLDELTHDTPGP from the coding sequence ATGTGGCTACGATACCTTCATCTTCCGGACTACGGCGTGCTGAAGGATGTCAAGGTCGCCTTCCACCAGGAGGGTATCCTGGAGCGTAAGGGATCGCTTCAGTTCGTCGTCGGCCTGAATGGCACCGGCAAGAGTAGTTTACTTCGGGCGGTATATGAGACTTTCCGCTGTCTGGACCGGGGAGAGGTCCCTCCGTTCCCGGTGGCTCTAGCCTATGAGACGACCCGCGATAAGGAGCGGAAACTCGTCTTTTTCCGACACCTTGAGGATTCAAAGAGCGAAGCGGTCTTCGTAGTCGCGCCTTTTGAATCGCATCTGGCAGAAGTGGTATCTGGCCTCGGTGGCGAAACGACGTGGGATGATGTGATGCCCCTGATCAAACAAGGGCGGGCTCCATCGGGGGAGGTTGATGCGATGTGGATTCATGGCGACGCGTTTCAAGGCAATCAGCTCTTGGCCGAGCACCTGCCTGATCCTCTTGTGGCTTACACATCCGGCGACCTGGCAGTCTGGCTGCGAGCGGCTGAGAAGCAGTTGCCGGGTGACGCGCTGGCCGAGATTATCATCGAGGGCGGACAGGACGACGACAGGCCCAGGGGTTGGGACATTAACCGGGAGTTGGGCGCGGTTGATGTGGAAATGACGGCCCAGCAGCGCAATGAGTTGCGGGCGCAGATCGAGCCACACGACAGCGATGCCGACGCGAGTTGCCTACTGTTGACGCCCCCTGACCTCAAGCTGGCAGCGGTTGCCGTCGGGCTGGTGGCGGCTAGCGAGGAACTGCGCCAGCACCCTGCGGAAGACGTGATGCAGGCTTGGCGCAGTAAGCTTTTGGAACGGATGCGCCAGCAGCAACATGGCAAGCGCCCTGCTGAGAAGGACGCCAGGACGCTGCTCAACGAGGTGGACTGGTGGTGGCCGACCCACCTGAGCATTACCTACAGGCCGCACACGGGCCGGATGAACCCCGAATGGCATGCTCAATGGCTGGCGCTGTGCGCTTTGGCCGACGAAGTGATCCGCCTGCCTCTGGGAAGGATGCAGATGGTGATCGACCTGGGCTTTGGCGAACGCCGGATTACACCAATGCTTGAAGGAGTGTTGGGAACCCGTTTCGAGGTCCGAGGCGAGGAAACAGTAGATCGTTGGCCGCCGACTATCGGTGACGTTGCCAACCAGGTAGATGGGGCACAGTCGGGGGCTTGTGCCGTTGCTCGTATTCTCAGCACGGTCAGGCAAGAGCAAGGCGGAACAGCTACCCCCCTCTGGCAGGTGTTCCGCACACTTCAGGGCTGGCGGGCAGCCCGCTTGATTGAGGATGCCACCGTGACCGTCAAGCGGGTCAGCCCGATGACCGACCATGCCGGCTATGCCGACGATGTGGTGCTGACCTGGGATGATTTCTCAGACGGCGAGCAGATGCTTCTGGGGCGGATGGCCCTCTTACTGCTGCTGCGTGGCCGTGACGGCAGCATGCTGCTGCTGGACGAACCCGAGACGCACTTCAATGATTCCTGGAAGAGAGAGATCATCGATATCGTCGATGATAACGTGCTCAAGACCACCGTCGCCCAGGTTCTTGTGGCAACGCACACAAGCATCGCGCTCACGGATGCCTTCGCGAGCGAGATTATTCGCCTCGTCCGGGAGGACGGCCAAGCGAGGGTAAAGCCAGTGTCGTTCCCGACGTTCGGAGCCGAACCGGGGCGGGTGATGCTGCACGTGTTCGAGACAGCCGAGTGCATCGGGTCGCGGGCTGACGAGGTGCTAAGGCAGAAACTCGCCGAAGACTGGACTGCGGACACTCGAGACGCACTTGAGCGGCTGGTGGCAAAGATTGGCGGCGGCTGGCCGAGGGCCAGATTACAGAAACTGCTGGACGAACTGACGCATGATACACCCGGTCCCTGA
- a CDS encoding DEAD/DEAH box helicase, translated as MATIYVKRAPAIAVTACRRLPDLVECRRNEMLQTSLLVRLNGDTALAMGDQVAGASSNAAWMLDGDNICIRMQDGQWLYPTAMEIVGAEFKSRLNIRGAQLQEPPSLSLQEISFARFPLSVRLCLSTAGEGECSCFVEGTDADNRVPLTWPTTDQILIDGKWFPLVHEDVAAVRDALREANVPSPGQLTLRQYLAIIRQGRPQVVVDSSAEAKHCTSMVIHSIPADPGFCGTLYPYQEVGVRWLQAVTAEGLGCVLGDEMGLGKTVQIIRLLVGERPSRSQPALIVAPATLLENWRREITKFAPGLRVAIHRGQGRTGFPAQLASHDVVLISYDLAARDLSLLKMVPWNVVILDEAQAIKNPNTRRSLSVKAIGRRVGIAVTGTPVENRLRDLWSIMDFTCPGFLGTLNDFEQRFTDSTKDAILLEHIVTPLLLRRQVKDVAADLPERIDIPQAVELSAVAANEYEILRAAIVEKYGAAATLVALIKLRMFCAHPFLINQAEGDPAHYSTKYERLLELMDEIIVVGHKAIIFTSFQGMADLLRQDMSRRYRCFCEIIDGRTCVESRQPTVDAFQEYAGAGVLVLNPRAAGTGLNITAANHVIHYNLEWNPAIEDQATARAFRRGQKRPVTVHRLFHPGTVEEVIDDRVQRKRELARTAVVGTEGSRVNKADIVRALSLSPHAHGEQA; from the coding sequence GTGGCTACGATCTACGTCAAGAGAGCGCCAGCTATCGCGGTGACGGCTTGCAGGCGTCTGCCCGATCTGGTTGAATGTCGCCGGAATGAGATGTTGCAGACTTCGTTGTTGGTACGGCTTAACGGGGATACAGCTTTGGCTATGGGCGATCAGGTTGCTGGAGCTTCTTCAAACGCCGCTTGGATGCTCGACGGCGACAACATCTGTATTCGAATGCAGGACGGGCAATGGCTATATCCCACCGCCATGGAAATCGTTGGTGCAGAGTTCAAAAGCAGGCTTAACATCAGAGGAGCCCAGTTGCAGGAGCCACCATCGTTATCGCTTCAGGAGATCAGCTTTGCGCGTTTTCCTCTCAGTGTGAGGCTTTGTTTGTCAACGGCAGGTGAAGGTGAATGCAGCTGCTTTGTTGAAGGAACAGATGCCGATAACCGGGTGCCTTTAACCTGGCCAACAACCGATCAGATTCTTATCGACGGAAAGTGGTTTCCTCTTGTACACGAAGACGTGGCGGCTGTGAGGGACGCTTTGAGAGAGGCAAATGTCCCGTCGCCTGGCCAGCTGACACTCCGCCAATATCTCGCGATCATCCGTCAGGGCAGGCCTCAGGTCGTAGTAGACTCCAGTGCTGAGGCAAAGCATTGCACTTCCATGGTTATCCACAGCATTCCGGCCGATCCGGGGTTTTGTGGAACCCTGTACCCTTACCAAGAAGTGGGTGTCCGGTGGCTGCAGGCGGTGACCGCAGAGGGCCTAGGCTGCGTCTTAGGCGATGAAATGGGCCTCGGGAAGACCGTGCAGATCATCCGGTTGCTTGTCGGAGAGAGGCCTAGTCGCAGCCAACCAGCGCTGATAGTAGCACCTGCGACGCTGCTCGAAAACTGGCGTCGTGAGATCACGAAGTTTGCCCCAGGACTGCGAGTCGCTATCCATCGAGGTCAGGGCCGCACCGGCTTCCCTGCCCAACTAGCGTCGCATGATGTTGTTTTGATTTCCTACGATTTGGCTGCCAGAGATCTCTCTCTTCTGAAGATGGTCCCTTGGAACGTGGTCATTCTTGACGAAGCTCAGGCAATTAAGAACCCAAACACAAGGCGGTCGCTATCAGTCAAAGCTATTGGGAGACGTGTGGGCATTGCCGTGACGGGTACGCCGGTCGAGAACCGCCTGCGGGATCTCTGGTCGATCATGGACTTCACATGCCCGGGCTTCCTCGGCACCCTCAATGACTTCGAGCAACGCTTCACTGATTCAACCAAGGACGCGATCCTTCTAGAGCATATTGTTACCCCTCTGTTGCTGCGACGACAGGTCAAGGACGTCGCTGCGGATCTTCCCGAGCGGATTGACATACCACAAGCGGTTGAGTTGTCCGCTGTTGCTGCCAATGAATACGAGATTCTGCGTGCGGCGATCGTCGAAAAGTATGGAGCGGCCGCCACACTGGTGGCCCTGATAAAGCTGAGAATGTTCTGCGCCCATCCGTTCCTGATCAACCAGGCAGAAGGCGATCCGGCTCACTACAGCACGAAATATGAGCGACTTCTTGAATTGATGGATGAAATCATAGTCGTCGGTCACAAGGCGATTATTTTCACTTCATTCCAGGGAATGGCGGATCTTCTGAGGCAGGATATGAGCCGGCGCTATAGATGTTTCTGCGAAATCATTGATGGCCGCACTTGTGTCGAATCGCGGCAGCCGACTGTCGATGCCTTCCAGGAATATGCCGGAGCTGGCGTGCTTGTTCTCAATCCGAGAGCCGCTGGCACCGGATTAAACATCACGGCCGCCAATCATGTGATTCATTACAACCTCGAATGGAATCCGGCAATTGAGGACCAAGCCACAGCACGGGCATTTCGACGCGGCCAAAAACGTCCGGTGACAGTCCACCGGCTCTTCCACCCTGGCACGGTTGAGGAAGTGATTGATGACCGGGTGCAGCGGAAGCGAGAACTGGCACGGACAGCGGTTGTCGGGACGGAGGGTAGCAGAGTGAATAAGGCAGATATTGTGCGGGCATTGAGCCTCAGTCCGCACGCCCATGGAGAGCAAGCATGA
- a CDS encoding very short patch repair endonuclease: MDVHSRIQRSQNMASIRAKNTSPEIAIRKLLHREGFRFRIHSSSLPGKPDIVLPKYHAVILVNGCFWHLHRCCLSKLPQSRADWWRRKLEGNRQRDLAVRRALIRSGWRVLTIWECAFRGKGSVSEAMRKIADEAAMWLRSTSRERQLSR; the protein is encoded by the coding sequence ATGGACGTCCATTCCCGAATCCAGCGGAGCCAGAACATGGCCTCCATCAGGGCAAAGAATACGAGTCCTGAGATCGCCATCAGAAAGCTCCTTCACCGAGAGGGCTTTCGGTTCAGGATACATTCCAGTAGCCTCCCTGGCAAGCCTGACATTGTGCTGCCGAAATATCATGCAGTGATCCTTGTGAACGGATGCTTCTGGCACCTTCACAGGTGCTGTCTCTCCAAGCTCCCGCAGAGCCGCGCAGACTGGTGGAGGAGAAAGCTGGAGGGGAATCGGCAGAGGGATCTTGCAGTAAGACGAGCTCTCATCCGAAGTGGTTGGCGCGTTCTGACCATCTGGGAGTGCGCCTTCAGGGGCAAAGGGAGCGTGAGCGAGGCCATGCGGAAGATCGCAGATGAGGCGGCGATGTGGCTACGATCTACGTCAAGAGAGCGCCAGCTATCGCGGTGA
- the dcm gene encoding DNA (cytosine-5-)-methyltransferase, translating to MTYHQYSLKGVPGPLWAWVEQQAMARDIEINDFIFRVLDFARCDWRGKNPLDAKPVVREVSVAKIAEPKAQFCLRIGEYGHIWQWVIEQHRGTKQPIKTIVLGAIERARIGWTPLFESETLVPQPRPAIIPFTFIDLFAGIGGFRVALQGKLGGACVFSSEWDRFSAQTYAKWFGEPPVTEDIRRVPTETIPDHDILAAGFPCQPFSIAGVSKKLSLGQKHGFECKRQGNLFFRICDIAHAKRPKVMILENVKNLRSHDRGRTWLVIQQELRRIGYEPRAEIIDAAAYVPQHRERIIIVCFRTDLYGTAEDFRFPVPPSGQRPAIRNILEDRPDGRYILTDHLWAYLQRYAKKHREKGNGFGFGLTPLDGISRTLSARYYKDGSEVLVPRRPTDPSSSDRGAQNPRRLTPVEAGRLMGFNFVRNRNDIPVSDTQAYKQFGNAVVPDVIEAVAINVLRYMAERKTSSSRGSAKQRIALRAKRLLKQKVLQSAGVGGAGA from the coding sequence GTGACGTATCATCAGTACAGCCTTAAGGGCGTTCCAGGGCCACTATGGGCGTGGGTCGAACAGCAGGCCATGGCCCGGGATATCGAGATCAACGACTTCATCTTCCGCGTTCTCGACTTCGCACGATGTGACTGGCGAGGTAAGAATCCGCTCGACGCGAAGCCTGTGGTGCGAGAGGTATCGGTTGCCAAAATCGCCGAGCCCAAGGCACAATTTTGTCTTCGTATTGGCGAGTATGGTCATATCTGGCAATGGGTCATCGAACAGCACCGGGGAACCAAGCAACCCATAAAAACAATTGTCCTTGGCGCGATTGAGCGTGCCCGCATCGGTTGGACGCCGCTCTTCGAGTCAGAGACATTAGTACCCCAACCAAGACCGGCTATCATCCCCTTTACGTTCATCGACTTGTTTGCCGGAATCGGCGGTTTTCGGGTGGCATTGCAGGGCAAACTTGGGGGGGCATGTGTCTTCTCCTCTGAATGGGACCGATTTTCCGCGCAAACTTACGCCAAGTGGTTCGGCGAGCCGCCAGTGACTGAAGACATCAGAAGAGTTCCAACGGAGACAATCCCGGATCATGATATCCTTGCAGCAGGCTTTCCCTGCCAGCCGTTCTCGATCGCGGGTGTCTCTAAGAAACTCAGCTTGGGCCAGAAGCACGGCTTCGAATGCAAACGCCAAGGCAATCTCTTCTTCCGAATCTGCGATATCGCACATGCAAAGCGGCCCAAGGTGATGATTCTGGAGAACGTCAAGAACCTGCGATCGCACGACCGTGGCCGAACTTGGCTGGTTATCCAACAGGAGCTCAGACGGATTGGGTACGAACCTAGGGCCGAAATCATAGATGCAGCTGCATACGTTCCACAACATCGGGAGCGCATTATCATCGTCTGCTTCCGCACCGATCTCTACGGCACGGCTGAAGACTTCAGGTTCCCTGTGCCACCATCCGGTCAAAGACCAGCGATCAGGAACATTCTCGAGGATCGTCCGGACGGCCGTTACATTCTGACCGATCATCTCTGGGCGTATCTGCAGCGATACGCTAAGAAGCACCGGGAAAAAGGGAATGGTTTTGGTTTTGGTCTGACGCCCCTGGATGGCATCTCCCGCACACTAAGCGCCCGGTACTACAAAGACGGATCCGAGGTGCTCGTTCCGCGTCGTCCCACAGACCCTTCGTCTTCGGACAGGGGAGCGCAGAATCCTCGCCGGCTTACGCCTGTTGAGGCAGGAAGACTGATGGGATTCAACTTTGTTCGCAACAGAAATGACATCCCTGTTTCGGACACGCAGGCCTACAAACAGTTTGGCAATGCCGTTGTTCCAGACGTCATCGAAGCCGTTGCCATCAACGTACTTCGATATATGGCTGAACGCAAAACTTCGAGCAGCAGGGGGAGCGCTAAGCAACGCATCGCTCTTCGAGCGAAGCGATTACTGAAGCAAAAGGTGCTGCAGTCTGCAGGTGTTGGCGGCGCGGGGGCATGA
- a CDS encoding EcoRII N-terminal effector-binding domain-containing protein, whose translation MKNERPSAITKILSRNDTGETGGHQAGILVPRNLQVLSFFPSLDRATKNPRHLLLFTDTLGESWSFAFIYYNNTFFGGTRNEYRLTRMTPYLRSRNLKAGDRITLRRDTNGQYTIECTQQHQSRRGSDGVLHLGTGWKVIRI comes from the coding sequence ATGAAGAACGAAAGGCCATCGGCAATAACAAAGATTCTCAGCCGCAATGACACGGGTGAAACTGGCGGTCATCAAGCTGGGATTCTTGTACCACGAAATCTTCAGGTGCTGTCCTTCTTCCCCAGCTTGGACAGAGCGACGAAGAATCCTCGCCATCTGCTACTCTTCACCGATACTCTTGGGGAAAGTTGGTCTTTTGCATTTATCTACTACAACAACACCTTCTTCGGCGGAACCCGAAATGAGTACCGGCTCACCAGAATGACTCCCTATCTAAGGTCGCGCAACCTGAAAGCAGGTGACAGAATCACCTTGCGAAGGGATACTAACGGGCAGTATACAATCGAATGCACCCAGCAGCACCAGAGCAGGCGCGGGTCAGATGGTGTCCTGCATCTTGGAACCGGGTGGAAGGTCATCCGTATATAA
- a CDS encoding ATP-binding protein: MPTIKKKLPPNPSRLIEGLRDTGYDFNTALADIVDNSVDAGADLVDIRIQMDTDGDILVTVADNGCGMDEQTLLDGMTYGAQGSGDPQRLGKFGLGLKTASTAFCRRLAVVTRSSGKADPLKATWDLDHVVKVSEWELLMEEPKKAEIDLLNKAANNHSGTLVIWDKVDRVLKAYANPGGSAARNAIERVADSFRQHAGMIYQRFLDPKDKRARTITMNLNGIPIEAWNPFCEDEEETEMVASEKVPVESESGKKTHFTIRAFILPRKEQFTSEEAHARARLSNSMQGIYIYRENRLIHPADWIGMFSKEPHLTLLRVEFSFDHKLDDAFQVDIKKSRILLNEALYDYVLNQFLPAPRNAANERYRKGQRKKGDEQAKNAHADSDRNIQAKEEDLRMADIQVRDPKKNEVEVTNRSGHFVLKLKVGAASNNGQMNVQTVSSIDDGLLWEPALASGHHAVRINTGHPYYHKVYIPNHSSGVTVQGMDSLLWALVEAELGTISEATLNHFHDLRFEVSRLLRKLVEDLPEPDLDGNGQEDDQA, translated from the coding sequence GTGCCTACTATAAAAAAGAAGCTGCCGCCAAATCCGTCGCGACTGATTGAGGGCCTGCGAGATACAGGCTACGACTTCAATACAGCGTTGGCAGATATCGTTGATAACTCAGTCGACGCGGGGGCCGACCTTGTCGATATTCGTATCCAGATGGATACTGATGGGGACATTCTTGTTACTGTAGCCGATAATGGCTGCGGAATGGACGAGCAAACCCTGTTGGACGGTATGACATATGGAGCCCAGGGGAGCGGCGATCCCCAGAGGCTCGGAAAGTTTGGATTGGGCCTGAAGACCGCGTCAACAGCGTTTTGCCGGCGACTGGCAGTGGTCACGCGCTCTAGCGGCAAGGCAGATCCGCTGAAGGCCACTTGGGATCTGGATCATGTCGTGAAAGTCTCCGAATGGGAACTCCTGATGGAGGAGCCCAAGAAGGCCGAAATCGACCTTCTGAACAAGGCCGCAAATAATCATTCCGGCACTTTGGTGATTTGGGACAAGGTTGACCGGGTCTTGAAAGCATATGCGAATCCAGGCGGTAGTGCTGCTCGCAACGCCATAGAACGGGTTGCGGACAGCTTCCGGCAGCATGCCGGGATGATCTATCAACGGTTCCTGGACCCGAAGGATAAGCGTGCTCGCACGATCACGATGAATCTTAACGGCATTCCCATCGAGGCATGGAATCCCTTCTGTGAGGATGAGGAGGAGACTGAGATGGTGGCCTCAGAGAAGGTGCCGGTTGAGTCAGAGAGCGGCAAGAAGACCCACTTCACGATCCGGGCCTTTATTTTACCCAGGAAGGAACAGTTCACTTCTGAGGAGGCTCACGCGCGAGCTAGGCTGTCCAACAGCATGCAGGGCATTTACATCTACCGTGAGAACCGCCTGATCCACCCTGCCGACTGGATCGGTATGTTCAGCAAAGAGCCTCACCTCACGCTCTTGCGGGTCGAGTTCTCTTTCGACCACAAGCTTGATGACGCTTTCCAGGTTGATATCAAGAAGTCAAGAATTTTACTCAACGAAGCCCTTTATGACTACGTACTGAACCAGTTTCTCCCGGCTCCACGAAACGCGGCAAACGAAAGGTATCGCAAGGGGCAGCGGAAGAAAGGCGACGAACAGGCAAAGAACGCGCACGCTGATTCTGACCGCAATATTCAAGCAAAGGAAGAAGACCTTCGCATGGCGGACATCCAGGTCCGCGATCCAAAGAAGAACGAGGTGGAGGTGACAAACAGGAGTGGGCATTTTGTTCTGAAGCTTAAAGTTGGGGCCGCCAGCAACAACGGTCAGATGAACGTGCAGACCGTCAGCAGCATAGATGATGGGCTCCTATGGGAACCAGCATTGGCCAGCGGTCACCATGCTGTGCGCATCAACACGGGGCATCCTTACTACCATAAAGTCTATATTCCTAATCACTCTTCCGGAGTCACAGTACAGGGGATGGATTCTCTGCTGTGGGCTTTGGTTGAGGCAGAGCTTGGAACCATCAGTGAGGCGACCCTCAATCATTTTCATGACCTGAGATTCGAAGTCTCTAGGCTTCTGAGAAAGCTGGTTGAGGACCTCCCTGAGCCAGACCTGGATGGCAACGGACAAGAAGATGATCAAGCCTGA